The region TGCCCCATAATCTTCTAGTAAAGCTGTACACAATCATCGCCTCAACACAAGGTGTGTAACTCTGAAACAAATTTGAGAGTTGCAATACGGAGGCAAAAATACAATCTGAtctaaatgagtaaataaataataaatgaaacgaCTCGATCTATGAATACGAGTGAAACGTCCATTAAATAGGGACCGGTTGGCGCGTCAATCACTCCATAACACCAAGGAGGGGTTCTCGTTTTTCTAAATATTCTTACTCCTGGATAATGGCTTCCATTGGGAATGCACATGTTTTTCTCTCGTGTAAATAGACTACGGCCACGTTAACGGAATCCTTTCAGAGGACCCGATGACATAGTTTGCGAGAGCAGTTCGTGGcactgccctcctctgcctcggTCGCGAGGGACACAGTGCACCCCCTGGACGAGTGCCGACAGGGCCGGACAGGAAAGCGGCAAACCTCGACTGCTCCCCCAGGGGAAAGGCTTTTCTATGGCTCACCCcttgcaaagaaataaaaactttacaTCAAGTCTTTAGATTAGACAGAGAACCAAACTTCCCagggcgggggagaggggggaggggaaatctCACCGGGGATTTTGTTCTTGAGTTCTTGTCCAAGAAAGAAGTAAGATTCCAAagacaggggagggggaaaaaaaaaatcccaaacgcCGTCTtcggtttttctgtgtattaaCCCAGTATCCAAAGAAGGGTCAGAGCGACCCGGAAAAGAGGAAACAGTTACTGAATCAaacctcctcttctggctttACAGACTCCGCGTCCAAGGCGTCAGGAGAGCAAGACCACTCGGCGACTCCCCGGGGCTGGCGGTCAGCAGCCCCAGCCCAGGACCCGGGCCAAGCCGGCCGCGGGGAACACCCTCCTCCCGGTACCCTAGCCGGCCACAGCAGCTTCGGAAGCCCAGCAGCCGCGGCCGATCAGCTGAGACCCGCCCGGCCGACGCTCCTCGCGCCGCCCGGCCCCCCGGAACGCGGGCCCCGGCCCCGGGGGGCGGAGAGGGCGGGAGCAGCGGAGCGCTCTGCCTGGGGGGCCCCGGCTGCCTCCGCGTCGTCCCCTGAGCCGAGGCTCCGCTCTGCGGGACGATCCCCCCCCCTTTACCCCCCTGGCTACTCCCCAGTCGCAGAGGAGGGACTCCGGGGGATGGGCCCCTTGACGTTGCCCTCCCACACGAAAAGCCCCCTGCCCGGCAGAGAAACAGCTGCGACAGGCCCGGGAGCTGGAAAGGTGCTCTGcggcccgccgccgccgccgccgctgctgggGAGGGGTGTTGTTTCCCTCACACAGGAGGATCCGCTGAAGCAGCCGCCGCCATTTTGAACCCGTCAgattctcacatacacacagctccTCCGGCCTTACTGCGCAGGCGCCGtctcctcaccaccaccccctcctcctctcgCTGCcgctccaacccccccccccccacctccttcaAGCCTCCCTGCGCTTCTTACCGCTCTCCGGGACACACGTGAACGCGCACGCGtcactcctccctctcccaccacccccccctcctcctcaaaCGCGGACACACCGCCCGGCGCGCGCACGCGCGGATGCGTCGGCCTCGAATCGCCCGCGCCCCGCGACGCCGACGCGGTTCCCCGCCCTCTCTCCCGCCCCcctcctcatcccccccccccaaccttcgCGTCAGCCCGCACGCCCTCTGGCCGGCTTACCGCCCCCGCTCCCTGCCCGCCTCCTTCCAGGTCTCCGGCACGGCCGGATGCCTGCGCCTGCGCGCCAGCTGCGAGCCTCCTCCGCGcgctccctcccccacacccgCACTcgcaacacacgcacacacacgcgcgtgcacgcacacacacacacacacacacacacacacacaccgacacaacTTCGCCTGTGACCCCGCCCACCGCCGGCCAGCTGCGCCagccgccctcccccccccccaccactccAGGGAGGGCTGTGACCCCCGACCCCCCACAAAACAACACCCACCCCCAAGCTGTAGGAAGCATCTCCCCTTCCTCTATAGCCACCTCTGCCCTCGGCAGCAAGACAGTCACACAACTGAGTGCCAGGCGGCCTGGGCCAGGGCAGCCGTTGGCCGCCTCCACGCGGGGTCCCCCGGGGTCACGCCATGGGAGTGGGGCAGACCAGGGCGCCGCGCACCGGCCCGCTCAGACCGAGGGGGCGCAGAGAAGCGGCGCCTTCCCGCCGGGCGCCCTCCCTCACGCGCCGGCCGGTGGGCCGAGGCCCACCTGCTCGCCATGCCGGAGTAGGCCCCAGCGTCCCCGTATGCAGAGCCTGGCCGCCCTGAGCACGGGGGGCTCCTCTGTGCAAGCGAACCGGTTCCGCCTCACCCACTCCTCGCCGCTCCGAAGGGGCAGGAACCGGGAGTAGTAGCATGTCTGTCCTGGGCGCTGCTCCCCCAGGGGAGCTCCAGACGCTTGACAAGGGCGCCCACAGGTGCTGTGCTCGAGAGTGGGATCCACGACGGCTCGGGGGTGGCAGCGACCGGCGCACCCACCGCGGGCCGCAGGCTCCCAGGGAGGTGGCCCAGGAAGCCCCTGCTGTTGGCCACGCTCAGGTTTCCGTAGCGCCGGTGCCCTCGGCGGCCCGGGTGGGACGTGACCCCGCCCCCGGCGAGTCGgggcaccccacccacccccactgagAGGGGGCGCGGGCCGCCCCTAACCCCAAGACCGAGGCTTGCGCTGGAGGCCCAGCCGGGAACGTGTCTCCAGTTTGTGCGCAGCTTCGCGCGAGGGTCAGCGATGGGGCAGCGGCGGCCCAAGCTGCCCGGCCCGGCCTACGAACCGGCTCCCGCGGCTCGACAGCTGCCCGACGGGCTAGCAGGCTCTAGCAGGCTCCGGACGTCGACGGAGCCCAGCCAGAGGTAACAGCACTGCCATGCGAGCAGCCCAACTGTGCTCGGGGCAGTTCCCCAGCCAATCTCGTGCTTTGAGGCCCGTTTAAATTGTAAATCCCACAAAGGACGGTGGCCTGGACGCTACACATCCAAGAGCTTGAGGTTGGCACTTTTCCTCTTGCTGAGTGGTGTCACACcaatctttttctccctccttcagtttccAACTCTTCAGTTGATCCTGAAGAGTCTGGAATGGAAGAGGAAGAGCCCGGTAGTTTATCTATCAAATAACGTTCATAAACAGCCTTCTAGATCTTTTAGGAAGACATTAGTGATCGACAGTTGggaaaaatatactttctttttctgtcacagTTTGAACTGGGATAAAGACGCTCCCTAAACCCAAAGTATTATTTACCACAGCGCAAGTTTTGCTAAAGCACACAGGATTTTTACAGACCTCCTCGGCTTCGTTTCACATCTTTAGTAAACAAGGGAAGGAGCTTTGTTTCTAAACAGTTGGAACATAAGATTAAACCCCCGATTAAACCCCCTGGGACAAAATTACTGGGAGAGGAGTCCACCGTTCTGCAACTGCCAACAGGAGCATCTCAGAACATAAATGATTGGTCAGTACGGTCTCATCGTCTtgcagccagtcactgagcaaaGTCATTCTTTATTCTGATACCAGCCACTTTTCAGACATAACATTTTAGAGCTTTGCTTCAAAGAGATAATCGCTGAAACTTTGCCAGATTTAAGGCCTCTTTCAACGTTCCAGGCTAtagtaaaatatgttttaaagtagTTCTCTTACCCAAGTGTGATGACTCACTTGACAGGTACTCCTagggctctggaggctgaggcaggaacagtCCCGTAAATTAAAAGCCAACCTGGAGATCCGGACGTGGCAGCTCATGCCCGTAATCCCaacactgtgggaggcagaggcaggtgtatcactgtgagtttgaggccagcctggtctaaaaaatgagtccaggacagccaaggctaacacagagacctcTGTCtcggggaaggggtgggggtgggggagtggaagCCAACCCTGGGTTagacaatgagttccaggccagcttgggctacagagttcAACCTGGACTCAACAAAAGgcaatagttttttgttttttgttttttttt is a window of Acomys russatus chromosome 5, mAcoRus1.1, whole genome shotgun sequence DNA encoding:
- the LOC127189780 gene encoding basic salivary proline-rich protein 3-like, which produces MSKKDGYPKKGQSDPEKRKQLLNQTSSSGFTDSASKASGEQDHSATPRGWRSAAPAQDPGQAGRGEHPPPGTLAGHSSFGSPAAAADQLRPARPTLLAPPGPPERGPRPRGAERAGAAERSAWGAPAASASSPEPRLRSAGRSPPLYPPGYSPVAEEGLRGMGPLTLPSHTKSPLPGRETAATGPGAGKVLCGPPPPPPLLGRGVVSLTQEDPLKQPPPF